A single region of the Montipora capricornis isolate CH-2021 chromosome 13, ASM3666992v2, whole genome shotgun sequence genome encodes:
- the LOC138030167 gene encoding diacylglycerol O-acyltransferase 2-like, which yields MPRVNNFLEAASVVVFYLVGFLGGTHILGLVTIYQIFRYTPLWPLVIAYLSWTYLIEWKTPDKGGRHLLRNYARRFPIFKYIRDYYPITLVKTCELDPQRNYILGYHPHGIFTEGVSVALNTDFCGFSEKFPGIIPHVAVHAGLVKAWLYRDVILSFGVVNASRESLEYILTQKGAGHSVVLVVGGAAEIGETRPDSYVLTLKRRKGFIKVALETGSDLVPVFGFGQNNLFPIIGGDHNSRFSRFNRWLYSKTRLGCCCCWGFSWCMPKRSPISVVVGSPITVEKVVSPPQETIDRLHSRYTEEVTELYNKYKKQYHPTDTSQLVIL from the exons ATGCCGCGTGTCAACAACTTTCTCGAAGCTGCTAGTGTAGTGGTCTTTTATCTGGTTGGTTTCTTAGGTGGAACACACATTTTGGGCTTGGTCACGATATATCAAATATTTCGTTACACTCCGCTGTGGCCGCTTGTAATTGCTTATCTATCTTGGACTTACCTGATCGAATGGAAGACCCCTGACAAAGGTGGAAGACATCTCTTAAGGAATTACGCTCGGCGATTCCCGATTTTTAAGTATATACGAGACTATTATCCAATTACTCTGGTGAAAACCTGCGAACTGGATCCACAGAGGAACTACATCTTGGGATATCATCCCCATGGGATATTCACTGAAGGTGTATCGGTGGCCCTTAACACAGACTTTTGTGGCTTCAGTGAAAAGTTCCCTGGGATTATTCCTCATGTTGCAGTTCATGCTG gTCTCGTCAAGGCGTGGCTCTATCGTGACGTTATCTTGAGTTTTGGCGTTGTCAACGCGTCACGTGAAAGCTTAGAGTACATTCTGACCCAAAAAGGTGCTGGACATTCTGTTGTTCTCGTTGTGGGAGGAGCAGCCGAAATAGGTGAAACTCGCCCTGACAGCTATGTATTGACGTTAAAACGACGTAAAGGATTTATAAAAGTAGCTTTGGAAACAGG GAGTGACCTGGTACCCGTCTTTGGCTTCGGACAGAACAACTTGTTCCCTATAATAGGCGGAGATCATAACTCTCGATTCTCACGATTTAATCGTTGGCTTTATTCGAAAACCCGCTTAGGATGCTGTTGCTGCTGGGGATTTTCATGGTGTATGCCGAAACGGTCTCCAATCTCTGTTGTAG tTGGCTCACCAATTACTGTCGAAAAAGTCGTTAGTCCACCTCAAGAAACTATCGATAGACTACACTCGCGTTATACTGAAGAAGTAACAGAACTGTACAACAAATACAAGAAGCAGTACCACCCAACAGACACATCACAACTGGTAATACTTTAA